GGAGCGCCCGAGGCGAGCAGGCGGGAGCCCCGGGGCCGGAGCGGCCCCGGCGGCGGGCGGGAGCACCCCGGGCAGGCAGGAGCGCCCCAGGCGGGCAGGAGCGCGGGAACGCCCGGGACGGGCCGGGAACGCAGGAACGCCCCCAGACAGGCGAGGAACGCAGGAACGCCCAGGACAGGCGGGGAACGCAGGAACGCCCAGGACGGGCCGGGAACGCAGGAACGCCCAGGACAGGCGAGGAACGCAGGAACGCCCCGGGCGGGGCGCAGGGAAAGCGGGGAGGGGCGGGGCGCAGGGAAAGCGGGAGGGGCGGCGGGGACGGGCGGGTTGCGGGCGAAAGCGGGGAGAGGGATGGGTTGCGGGGCCGGGTGGGAATTGCTTGGGGGGTGGTGTGCGTTGTGGTCTGTGGCCGCGCCGAGTGGGCGGTATGGATCATGACTTCGAAGGAGCGCGGGGCGCATGGCGGGAACTGTGACGATGTACAGCACGACCTGGTGCGGTTACTGCCGTCGGCTGAAGGGCCAGATGGACCGTGAGGGAATCGCGTACACCGAGATCAACATCGAGCAGGACCCGGAGTCCGCGGCGTTCGTGGAGAAGGCGAACGGCGGCAACCAGACGGTGCCGACCGTGCTGTTCCCCGACGGTACGACGCTGACCAACCCGTCTCTGGCGCAGGTCAAGCAGAAGGTGGGCGCGGCCTGAGAGCCGTACGCGCACTGCTGAGGGCCGTCGGCCGGTCCCGTTGAGGGGTCCGGCCGACGGCCCTTTTGTGTGCTCGGGCCGCGCAGCGCTGTGTGCGCGGGCCGGTCAGCCCGTCACGGCTTCGGCAGCGGCTTGCCGTACCAGAGTTCGATCAGGCGGGCGGCGATGGAGATGCCGTAGGGCGGAAGGACCTCGCCGGATTCGAAGGCGGCGCGGAGGTCCTCGCGGGAGAACCAGCGGGCCTCCTCGATCTCCTCGCCGTCGACCTGGATCTCGGAGGACGTGGCGCGGGCCATGAAGCCGAGCATCAGGCTGGACGGGAAGGGCCAGGGCTGGCTGGCGACGTACTCGACGTCACCGACGATCACTCCCGCCTCCTCGAAGACCTCGCGGGCCACCGACTGCTCGATGGACTCGCCCGGCTCGACGAAGCCCGCGAGGGTGGAGAAGCGGCCCTCGGGCCAGTGGACCTGGCGGCCGAGGAGCGCGCGGTCCTCCTCGTCGGTGACGAGCATGATCACGGCCGGGTCGGTACGGGGGTAGTGCTCGGCGCCGCAGGCGGGGCAGCGGCGGATGTGGCCGGCGGCGGCGATGACGGTGCGTTCGCCGCAGCGGGAGCAGAAGCGGTGCAGCCGCTGCCAGTTCTCCAGGGCGACGGCGTGCACGAGCAGGCCGGCGTCGCGGGGGGACAGCAGGAGGCCCGCCTCGCGGAGGCCGGCCGGGCGCGCGGACTGGTCCATGCGCCCGGGGAGGGTGTCCTTCTGGAGGGCGAAGTAGCTGACGCCGTCGTCGTCGGTCCCGAGGTAGTAGCGGTGGGCCTCGGTCAGCGGCGCCTCGAAGGACGGCGTCATGATCAGTTCGGTGCGGCCGTCGGGGGTGTCGTCGATCAGCGCCTGGCCGCCGGACACCACGAAGACGCGCGTCGTCGGGTGGCTCCACGCCGCCGCCAGCCATGCCTCGTCGAGGCGGTGGTGGGCGGAGCGGTCGATGCCGCTCGGCGCGCTGAAGGTGATCGGCCGGTCGGCGGTGTGGTCGGTCCAGGTGGTCACTGCTGTTTCCAACTCCCCCTGAGGCGTGGGTGGGTGCTGCGTGATACGGGCGCGGAAGGTGGGCGGGGTGAGCGCGGTCAGGTCCTGGGCCAGGTCTCCGCCAGGTCGCCCCACAGGTGGGCGGCGGTCTCGACGCCCTTCATCAGCAGGTCGAGTTCGACTTTTTCGTTCGGTGCGTGCCAGCCGTCGGACGGGACGGAGATGCCGAGGAAGAGGACCGGGACACCGAGGACGTCCTGGAGGTCGGCGGCCGGGCCGGAGCCGCCCTCGCGGGTGAAGCGGATCTTCTGGCCGAAGGCGCGCCCCATGGCGCGGACGACGGACTGGAGCGCGGGGTGGTCGAGCGGGGTGAGGCAGGGGCGGGTGGCGCCCCAGAAGGTGATCTTGTGGCGGATGCCCGCCGGGAGCCGGTCGGCGACCCAGTCGCGTACGGACTGCTGGACGGCGTCGGCGTCCTGGCCGGCGACCAGCCGGAAGGACAGCTTCAGCTGGGCGGTGGACGGGACGATGGTCTTGCCGCCGGGGCCCTGGTAGCCGCCGCCGATGCCGTTGACCTCGGCGGTCGGGCGGGCCCAGATGCGTTCCAGGGTGGTGCTGCCGGCCTCGCCGAGGGCGGCGTGGGAGTGGGCGGTGCGCAGCCACTGCTCCTCGTCGAAGGGCAGCTCGGCGAAGAGTTCGCGCTCGCGGTCGGTGAGCTCGATCACGCCGTCGTAGAAGCCGGGGACGGCGACGCGGCGGTCGGCGTCGTGGAGTGCGGCGGCCAGGCGGGCGGCTTCGGTGGCGGGGTTGGGCACCGCGCCGCCGAACGAGCCGGAGTGGATGTCCTGGTCCGGGCCGTACAGGTCGATCTGACAGTCCGTCAGGCCGCGCATGCCGGTGCAGACGGTGGGGGTGTCCCGGGACCACATGCCGGTGTCGGAGACGATCACCACGTCACAGGCGAGGCGTCCGGCGTGCTTCTCGATCAGGGCGGGGAAGTTCGGCGAGCCGGACTCCTCCTCCCCCTCGATGAGCAGCTTGAGGTTGACGGCGGGGGCGGTGCGGCCGGTGGCGGCGAGGTGCGCGCGGACGCCGAGGGTGTGGAAGAAGACCTGCCCCTTGTCGTCGGCCGCGCCTCGGGCGTAGAGCTTGCCGTCGACGGTCTGCGGCTCGAAGGGGTCGGTGTGCCAGCCGTCCTCGCGGGCGGCGGGCTGGACGTCGTGGTGGCCGTAGACGAGCACGGTCGGCGCGGACGGGTCGCCGGAGGGCCACTCGGCGAAGACGGCGGGCAGGCCGTCGCCTTCGGTCTCCCAGATCTCGGCGGTGGGGAAGCCGGTGTCGGTGAGCTTGGCGGCGAGCCATTCGGCGCTGCGGCGGACCTCGCCGGCGCGCTCCGGGTCGGCGGACACGGAGGGGATGCGCAGCCAGTCGGCGAGGTCGTCGAGGAATGCCTCGCGGTGGCCGGTGAGGTACGCGCGGACGGCGCTGTCCGGGGTTGTGCTCATACGACCGAGCCTATCGGCCTTTCGGAGGGGGACGGTCGGCGGTCTCGCCGAGCAGGATGCGCTCCAGTCCGGCGCGGCCGGGCAGGTGCCGGGGCCGGATGACCTCGCCGCTGCGTACGTGGACGAAGGCGGCGCCCACGGCGGAGGGGGGCAGGCCGTAGCGCTCGGCCCAGGCGAGGCGGTAGACGGCGAGCTGGAGGGGGTCGGCGGTGGGGGCGCCTCCCGTGCCCGTGCGGCTGTGGGGGTGGGCGCGGCCGGTCTTCCAGTCGATGATCTCGAAGCGGTCGCCGTCGGGGCCGGGCTCCTTGTAGACGGCGTCGATGCGGCCGCGGATCAGTCGTCCGGCGAGCGTCAGCTGGAAGGGGGCTTCGACGCGGAAGGGGGTGCGGTGGGCGTAGGGGGTGCGGGCGAAGGCTTCCTTGAGGGCTTCGAGGTCGCTTTCATCGGCGATGTCTGCTTCGTCGGCCTCGTCGGCGCCGGGGAGTTCGTCGGGGCCGAGCAGCGGCAGGGTCAGTTCTTCGAAGCGGGATTCGACCCAGGCGTGGAAGCGGATGCCCCGGCGGGCGCCGGGGCGGGGCGGGCGCGGCATGGGGCGGGCGAGTTCGCGGGCGAAGCCGTCGGGGTCGGCGGCGAGGTGCAGCAGTTGGGTGGCGCTGAGGGCGGCGGGCAGCGGGACGTCGCGGACGGTGGCGCGGGAGCGGCGCAGCTCGGCGGTGAGGGCGTCGAGGTCGCGGTCCCAGGAGCCGATGGTGCGGCGCTCCTCGGGGAGGAGGGTGTGCGGGCCGCGGTCGGTGTCGTCGGGGTGCGGGGCGGTGGGGTCGTCCGGGGCGGCGGTGGTCGCGGGGTCGGCGGCGTCGCGGGGTGCGCTGCGGGCGGGTGGTGTGAGGTCGGGTTCGGTGGAGCGCTGGGCGATGATCCGGGCGGGGTGCGGGGCGGTGCCGGTCGCGGGGCGGTCCTCGTCCTGGGTCGGGTGGTCGTACGCGGGTGCGGGCCCGTGCGCCGGGTCGTGGTCCGCCCGGGCGGGTGCGTGCGCGGCGGCGGCGTCGAAGAGGTCGGACGGGCCGAAGGGGGCGGCGGGATCGAAGGGGTCCGAGGGGTCTGAGGAGGCGAACGGGTCGTCCTCGGGGAGGGCCTCGGGAGCGCCGTCGAGGGCTTCGGGGTGGTCGTACGGCTCGTCCTCCCACGGCTCCCACTCCTCGTCGGCGGGCGGCGGTGGCCACTCGGGGTCGTGCGCGGGGGGCTGCGGCGGGACGGCTCCGGTGCCGTTGCCCGAAGCGGTGCCGGAGCCGGAGGGGGCGCCGGGGCCGGAGCCGGTGTCGGCCATGGTCGTGGCGAGGCGGCGGGCCAGGTGGGCGCGGACCGTGGCGGCTGCGGCGCGGCGGCGGTCCGTCGCGGTGGGGTCGAGGGGCAGCGGCCAGACCTGGTCGGCGGCGGCCTCGGTGAGGGCGGGGTTCTCGGCGCCGTCCTCGGGGGCGGCGGCCCAGTGCTCGATCTCGCCGTGGCCCGCCTCGCAGTGCGCGCGCAGCGCCTCCAGGAAGGCGGACGGGCCGCGGGGGCGCTTCTGGTTGGGGCCCCACCAGTGGCCGGAGCCGAGCAGCAGGCTGCGGGGGCGGGTGAAGGTGACGTAGCCGAGGCGGAGCTCCTCGGTTTCCTGGTGGTGCTTCATCGCCTCCTTGAAGGACTTCAGGCCGCGGGCGGCCCATTCGTCGACGTCGGGGAGGGTCGCGGCGTCGCCGCGCAGGGAGTGCGGCAGGACGCGGGCGCGGCTGATCCAGGACTCGCGGGCCTGTTCGCTGGGGAACTGCTTGCTGACCAGGCCGGGGACGGCGACGACGTCCCATTCCAGGCCCTTGGACTTGTGGGCGGTGAGGACCTTGACGGTGTTGTCGCCGCCGGGGAGGGAGCTGTCGAGTCCCTTTTCGTACTGGACGGCGGTGCGCAGGAAGCCGAGGAAGGCGAGGAGGGTGGCCTCGCCGTCGAGGGCTTCGCCGCCCTGTTTGGCGGCGAAGCCGGCGGCGATGTCGAGGAAGGTGCCGAGGGTTTCGCGGCGGCGGGCGGCGAGGGCGTGCGGGGAGGCGGACAGTTCGACCTCCAGGCCGGTGGTGGCCAGGATCCGGTGGAGGACGTCCATGAGGGGGTCGGCGAGGGAGCGCCGCAGCTCGCGGAGTTCGGTGGCGAGGTAGGCGAAGCGCACCCGGGCCTCGGCAGAGAACGGCAGCCCGTCGTCGGGGCCTTCGGCTTCGAGGAAGGTGTCGAGGGCGTCGGCGAGGGAGACGGTCTCCGCCGGGTCGACGCCTTCGACGGCTTCGGCGAGGCGGGTGGCGGGGTCGTCGGAGGGGCCGGTGCGGTGGACGAGGGTGCGGGCGCGGCGGCCGAGGAGGGCGAGGTCGCGGGGGCCGATGCGCCAGCGCGGGCCGATCAGCAGGCGGACCAGGGAGGCGTTGGCGGTGGGGTCCTGGAGGACTTCGCAGACGGCGACGAGGTCGGCGATCTCGGGGAGGTGCAGCAGCCCGGAGAGGCCGACGACCTCGACGGGGACGTCCCGGGCGACGAGGGCGCCCTGGATGCGGGCGAAGTCCGCGGCGGTGCGGCACAGGACGGCGATCTCGCCGGGCGGGGTGCCGGTGCGGACGAGGTGGGCGAGGGAGTCGGCGAGCCAGTCGATCTCTTCGGCGTGGGTGGGCAGCAGGGCGCAGCGCACGATGCCGTCGCGTTCGGCGCCGGGGGCGGGGCGCAGGGCTTCGACGCCTTCGTGCATGGCGCGGAGGGGGGCGGCGAGGCCGTTGGCGAGGTCGAGGAGGCGGCCGCCGCTGCGGCGGTTCTCGCTGAGGGCGAAGCGGCGGGCGGGGGTGCCGTCCCGGAAGGGGAAGTGCTGGGGGAAGTCGTCGAGGTTGGCGACGGAGGCGCCGCGCCAGCCGTAGATGGCCTGGCAGGGGTCGCCGACGGCGGTGACGGCGTGGCCGGTCGGGGCGCCGCCGGTGCCGGCGCCGAAGAGGCCGGAGAGCAGCAGCCGCTGGGCGACGGAGGTGTCCTGGTACTCGTCGAGCAGGACGACGCGGAATTCGTCGCGCAGGATGCGGCCGGTTTCCGGGCGGGTGGTGGCGAGGGTCGCGGAGTGGGCGATCTGGTCGCCGAAGTCGAGCAGGTCGCGGTGGCGCTTCTCGCTGCGGTAGGCGGTGACGAGGTCGAGGAGTTCCAGGCGGCCGCGGGCGGTGTCGGGGACCTTGCGCAGGTCGGCGTTGGTGAGTTTGACGCCGTCGAGGGCGGCGAGCAGCGCGGTGTCGTGGGCGCGGAGCTCGGCGGGGTCGACGAGGTGCTCGGCGAGTTCGGCGTCGAGGGCGAGGAGGTCCTCCACGAGGGAGGGCAGGGAGGTGGTGAGCGAGGGGTAGGGGCCGGGGGCGGTGCGCAGGGTGCGGGCGGCGAGCTGGAAGCGGGTGGCGTCGGCCAGCAGCCGGGCACTGGGTTCCAGCCCGATGCGCAGGCCGTGGTCCTTGAGGAGCTGGCCGGCGAAGGCGTGGTAGGTGGAGATCCGTGGTTCTCCGGGGGGCTGGTCGGCTGCCGGGTCGCCGTCGGCCGGGGAGGCGTCGGGGTCGGTGACGCCGGCGGCCAGCAGGGCGGCCCGGACGCGTTCGGCGAGTTCGCCGGCGGCCTTGTTCGTGAACGTCAGCCCGAGGACCTGCTCGGGGGCGACCTGGCCGGTGCCCACCAGCCACACCACCCGGGCGGCCATGACGGTGGTCTTCCCGGAGCCGGCTCCGGCCACGATGACCTGCGGGGCGGGCGGGGCGGTGATGCACGCCGTCTGCTCCGGGGTGAACGGGATCCCGAGGAGCTCCTTGAGCTGCTCGGGGTCGGTGATGCGGGCTGACACAGCGAAAACCGTAACGGGCGGCACTGACAATCACCGCCGCCGGCCGCATCGATGCAGGTCACAGGGTTATGGGTGGCGGGCGCGGCGGCGGGGTCCGGTTGCCGCGGCGGGTCCCGTCCGGCCGTCGCGTCGCCCGGGCGTCGTGCGCCGCGGCGGGCCGCCGTGGCTATTCGACGACGTGCCGGCCCTCCGGCTGGGCGCTGCACGAGGCACGGAACGCGCAGTGGGTGCAGTGGGTGCCGGTGCTGGGCGTGAACCGTTCCTCCAGGACGCGGCCCGCGGCGGTGGCGAGGAGTTCGGCGGCCCACTCCCCTTCGAGCGGCGGCTGCGCCTGTACGGAGGGCAGCGCGTCGCCGCCTTCCTTCTGGGGTGCGCCGAGGCGCAGGTGGACCAGTTCGGCGCCGCCGGGTTCCGGGGTGCGGCCGTCGAAGGCGTCGTCGACGGCGCCCTCGCGCACCGCGAGCTGGTAGACGGCGAGCTGGGGGTGGCGGGCGACTTCCGGGCCGGTGGGCTTCTGTTTGCCGGTCTTGAAGTCGACGACGTATGCCTTGCCCTGCGCGTCCCGTGAGACGTGGTCCATGCTGCCGCGGATCCGGACCTCGTAGCCGCCGGCGCCGAGGGTGACGTCGAAGTCGTGCTCGGTGGCGACGGTGTCGCGGCCGTGGGTGTCGCGTTCCATGACGTGCCAGCGCAGGAAGCGTTCCAGGGCGGCGCGGGCGTTGTCCTTCTCCTGGCGGGACTTCCAGGGGGCGTCGAAGGCGAGCGCGTCCCATACGGAGTCCAGGCGCTCCATGAGGACGGTCAGGTCGGCGGGGGTGCTGCCGGAGGCGACCTCGTCGGCGAGGACGTGGACGACGTTGCCGAAGCCCTGGGCGGCGGTGGCGGGGGCGTCCGCCTTGACCTCGCGGCCCAGGAACCACTGGAGCGAGCAGGTGTTGGCGAGCTGGTGGAGGGCGCTGCCGGACAGGGCGACGGGCCGGTCGCGGTCGCGCAGCGGGACGGCGCTGTGGGTGGGTTCGGCCAGGCCCCACCAGTTGTCGGGGTGGGCGGCCGGTACCAGGGGCCGGTGGTCGTCGTCGTGCAGCGCGGCGAGGGTGGCGAGCCGCTGGGCGGCGGCCTCGCGCAGTGCGGGGCCGGCGTCCGGGTCGACGGTGGTGGCGCGGAGTTCGGCGACGAGCGCGGCGACGGAGAGGGGGCGGCGGGGGCGGCCGGTGACGTCCTGGGGGGTGACGCCGAGTTCGGTGAGGAAACGGGAGGGCTGGTCGCCGTCGTCGGCGGCGGCCTTGACGGCGGTGACGACCAGCCGTTCGCGGGCGCGGGTGGCGGCCACGTAGAACAGCCGGCGTTCCTCGGCGAGCAGCGCGCCGGGGGTGAGGGGTTCGGCGAGGCCGTCGCGGCCGATGCGGTCGGCCTCCAGGAGGGAGCCGCGGCGGCGCAGGTCGGGCCAGAGTCCTTCCTGGACGCCGGCGACGACGACGAGCCGCCATTCCAGGCCCTTGGCGCGGTGCGCGGTCATCAGGCGGACGGCGTCGGGGCGGACGGTGCGGCGGGTGAGGGTGTCGGCGGCGATGTCCTGGGCGTCGAGTTCCTCCAGGAAGTTGAGGGCGCCGCGGCCGCCGGTGCGTTCCTCGGCGCGGGCGGCGGTCTCGAAGAGGGTGACCACCGCGTCGAGGTCGCGGTCGGCGTTGCGGCCGGCGGCGCCGCCGCGCCGGGCGGCCCGCTCCAGGCGCTGCGGCCAGGGGGTGCCGTCCCACAGTTCCCAGAGGGCCTGTTCGGCGGTGCCACCGCCGGCGAGCAGTTCGCGGGCCTTGTGCAGCAGCGTTCCGAGCCGCTGGGCGCCGCGGGCGTAGCCGGGGTCGTGGGTGACCAGGCGCCGGGGTTCGGCGAGGGCGCGGGCGAGGAGCTGGTCGGAGGGGGGCGGCAGCGGTTGTCCGGCGGCGCGTTCCTCCTCGCGCAGGGCGCGGCCGAGGCGGCGCAGGTCGGCGGAGTCCATCCCGCCCAGGGGGGAGGTGAGCAGGTCGAGGGCGGTTTCGGCGTCGAGCCAGGGGGCGGGGGCGGCGTCCCGGGGGGCCGGGGCCCGCTCGCCGTCGGGGGCGGTCGCGGTCGTTGCGTCGTCGGGGGTGGTGGGCTCCGGCGGAGTTGCCAGGGCTGCCCGGGCGGCGGCGCGCAGGGCCGTCAGCAGCGGGGCGACGGCCGGTTCGTGGCGCAGCGGTAGGTCGTCGCCGTCGATGTCGAGGGGGACCCCGGCGGAGGTGAGCGCGCGCCGCACGGCGGGTATCGAGCGGCCGCCGGCGCGCACCAGCACGGCCATCTCGCGCCAGGGGACGCCGTCCTCCAGGTGGGCGCGGCGCAGGATGTCGGCGACGTTGTCCAGTTCGGTGCCGGGGGTCGGGTACGTGTACACCTCGACGCGGCCGCCGTCCCGTACGGGGGACGGTTCGCGGTGGGCGCGTACCTTGTCGGCGGGCAGCCGGGTGAGCGGCATCCGGCGGGTCAGCAGCCGGGTGGCCGCGAGCAGGGTGGCGCCGGAGCGCCGGGAGGTGCCGAGCACCGCCACCGGGGCGGGGGTGCCGTCGCCTCGCCGGAAGGTCTCGGGGAAGTCGAGGATGCCGTTGACGTCGGCGCCGCGGAAGGCGTAGATCGACTGGTCGGGGTCGCCGAAGGCGATCAGGGTGCGGCCCGGGGAGCCCGGTGCGCCGGCCGTGGTGTGGTTGCCGGCGAGCGCCCGCAGCAGCCGTACCTGGGCGACGTCGGTGTCCTGGTACTCGTCGACGTAGACGGCGTCGTAACGGGCGGCGAGGCCGGCGGCGACGTCGGTGCGCCCGGCGAGGAGGACCGCGCGGTGCACCAACTCGGCGTAGTCCAGGACGCCCTGGGCGTCGAGGACGTCGAGGTATTCGGCGAGGAAGCCCGCGGCGGCGGTCCAGTCGGGGCGTCCGGTGCGGCGGGCGAAGTCGCCGAGGGCGTCCGGGCCCAGGCCCAGTTCGCGGCTGCGGGCCAGTACCGCGCGGACCTCGTCGGCGAAACCTCGGGTGGTCAGGCAGGCGCGCAGTTCGTCGGGCCAGCTGATCGCGGCGCGGTCGGCGCCGGCCAGTTCGGCCTGTCCTTCGAGGAGCTCACGGACGACGAGGTCCTGCTCGGGGCCGGACAGCAGCCGCAGCGGGTCGGCGAAGAGGTCCGCGTCCTGGTGGGCGCGGACCAGGGCGTAGCAGTAGGAGTGGAAGGTGGTGGCCTGCGGGACGAAGCCGGTGCCGAGGCGGGCGGCGAGCCGGTCGCGGAGGGCGACGGCGGCCTTGCGGCTGAAGGTGAGGACGAGGATCCGGTCGGGGTCGGCGCCGGCGCGTACCCGGCGCGCGACGGACTCCACCAGCGTGGTGGTCTTGCCGGTGCCGGGGCCCGCCAGCACCAGCAGCGGGCCGTGCCGGTGGTCAACCACGGCCTGCTGGGCTGCGTCCAAGGCAGGAGGATCCACCTGTGCCGGCGGTGTGCGCACCAGGCGGTACGCGCCGGGGGCAGCCCGCCGCGCCGCCTGGTGGGGCTGCGTCGGCGGGGCGGCCGAGAAGGAGGAACTCACGTGGATCGCCGGTCCTGAGGAGGTGCTGGTCGTGGTGCGGAAGCGGTGCGGGGCGCGCCGCGGTGCGGGCCGCCCGTGCGGCGGCCGCGCGCCCTCCACGCTAAGGGGCGCCGCCGTCGTCCTGGCGGCCGTCCCAGCGGGCCCGGCGCATGTCGATCTTCGGTATGTGGTCGTCGGCGGCCCGCGCGGCGTCGCGCAGCGGGGTGCCCTCCTCGCGGTAGTGGGCCAGCGCCCGCAGCTCGCTGCCGGGCAGCAGCCGGCCGTCCGCGCGCACCACCCGCCACCAGGGCACCGCGCCACCGTAGAGGGCCATGGCCCGGCCGACCTGCCGGGGGCCCACCCGGCGGCCGCCGCCGGGAGGTGCCGCGGGTCCGCCGCCGTCCGCCGCCGGACCTGCTCCGGGCTGCCCGTCGTCCGGTCCGTCGTCGTCGAGCCACTCCGCGACATCGCCGTACGTCATCACCCGGCCCGCCGGGATCAGTTCGGCGACGGCCAGGACACGCTCGGCGTAGTCGGGGTACTCGGGCGGTTCACCCCGTGCCGTGTCTCCGGTCCCACTCATTCGGTCCATCCTGCCCTACGGCACCGACAATGGGAGCGGACAGACGGTCCGGGACCACCTCAGGGTGACCGGCGGCACGGTGCCGCCGGCCGCGGTGCGGGGCGGGGCGGCACCCGCACCCGCCCGGCAGCGGGGGCGGACGTTCCGCTTCCCGTACCCCCGAAATGCACCCTGATGCCCCCCTCCACCGGTCGGCCGTGCCACCATCTTCCGGACGGTGACTGGTGATACGAGATCAAGAAGAGACGGCCGAGCAGCAGGGTGCGGCGCCTCCGCGGGAGGCGGGCGCCCCTGACGTGCTGCCCGTCGAGGGGAAGCACCAACGGAGGCCGGTCACGGCTTCCGCTACCGAAAAGGCGAGCACGATCGAGAAGGCCGAACGACCAGGGGCCTCCGAGAGGCCGGAAGGGCCCGAGGAGCCCGTGCCATCCGAGCGCGACGAGGAGGAGCGCGACGACGAGCGGGGACGGGACGAGCACGTCGAGCACGACAAGGACGCGGGACCGGCGTCCGGAGCGGCCCGGAGCCGGGCCCGCACGGGTTCGCACCGTGCCGACCTGACGCCCGACGAGTGCGGCGAGTTCCACGTCGACCGGGTCTCCGGCGACGAGCCGCTGCTGCCCGCCCGGGTGCACCGGCCCGCGGACCTGCTGCGGCTGCTGCTGGGCATGGCCGGGATCGCCCTGGTCCTGGGGCTCGCGACGTTCGCCCACGGCACCACCCAGGGCCTGGCGCGGGACATCGGGACGGGCGCGAAGGCGGCGCCGCCGCTGCTGATCAACCTGGCGGGGCTGACGTCCAGCGTCGCGGTGCTGATCGTGCCGGTGGCGTTCGCCGTCGAGCGGTTGATCAAGCGTGACGGGCTGCGGATCGCCGACGGTGTGCTCGCCGCCGTCCTCGCCCACGGGGTGTCGCTCGCCACCGACCTGTGGGTGGCCGAGGCGGCGCCCGCCTCCATCCGGGTCGCGCTGACCCAGCCGCTCGCGAACGGTTCGCTGTCCGCGCCGGTGCACAGCTATCTGGCGCCGGTGATCGCCTATATGACGGCGGTGGGGATGTCCCGGCGGCCGCGCTGGCGGGTCGCGATGTGGGCGGTGGTGCTGCTCGACGTCGTCGCGGTGCTGGTGGGGCGGTACTCCACGCCGTTCGCCATCATCACGACGGTGCTGATCGGCTGGACCGTCGCCTACGGCACGCTCTACGCCGTCGGCTCCCCCAACGTCCGCCCCACCGGCCAGAACCTCCTGGCGGGTCTGCGCCGGGTCGGCTTCCACCCGGTGAGCGCGCTGCGCGCCGAGGACACCGCGGGGCCGGAGAACAACGAGCACGCCGACCGCGGCCGCCGCTACATCGTCACCCTGGAGGACGGCCCGCCGATCGACGTCACCGTCGTCGACCGCGAGCAGCAGGCGCAGGGCTTCTTCTACCGGGTGTGGCGGCGGCTGTCGCTGCGCGGCATCAACCAGCGCCGGAGCCTGCAGTCGCTGCGCCAGGCGCTGGAGCAGGAGGCGCTGCTGGCGTACGCGGCCATCGCGGCCGGCGCCAACGCGCCCAAGCTGATCGCCGCCTCGGAGCTCGGTCCGGACGCGGTGATGCTGGTCTACGAG
The sequence above is a segment of the Streptomyces lydicus genome. Coding sequences within it:
- a CDS encoding ATP-dependent helicase, giving the protein MSSSFSAAPPTQPHQAARRAAPGAYRLVRTPPAQVDPPALDAAQQAVVDHRHGPLLVLAGPGTGKTTTLVESVARRVRAGADPDRILVLTFSRKAAVALRDRLAARLGTGFVPQATTFHSYCYALVRAHQDADLFADPLRLLSGPEQDLVVRELLEGQAELAGADRAAISWPDELRACLTTRGFADEVRAVLARSRELGLGPDALGDFARRTGRPDWTAAAGFLAEYLDVLDAQGVLDYAELVHRAVLLAGRTDVAAGLAARYDAVYVDEYQDTDVAQVRLLRALAGNHTTAGAPGSPGRTLIAFGDPDQSIYAFRGADVNGILDFPETFRRGDGTPAPVAVLGTSRRSGATLLAATRLLTRRMPLTRLPADKVRAHREPSPVRDGGRVEVYTYPTPGTELDNVADILRRAHLEDGVPWREMAVLVRAGGRSIPAVRRALTSAGVPLDIDGDDLPLRHEPAVAPLLTALRAAARAALATPPEPTTPDDATTATAPDGERAPAPRDAAPAPWLDAETALDLLTSPLGGMDSADLRRLGRALREEERAAGQPLPPPSDQLLARALAEPRRLVTHDPGYARGAQRLGTLLHKARELLAGGGTAEQALWELWDGTPWPQRLERAARRGGAAGRNADRDLDAVVTLFETAARAEERTGGRGALNFLEELDAQDIAADTLTRRTVRPDAVRLMTAHRAKGLEWRLVVVAGVQEGLWPDLRRRGSLLEADRIGRDGLAEPLTPGALLAEERRLFYVAATRARERLVVTAVKAAADDGDQPSRFLTELGVTPQDVTGRPRRPLSVAALVAELRATTVDPDAGPALREAAAQRLATLAALHDDDHRPLVPAAHPDNWWGLAEPTHSAVPLRDRDRPVALSGSALHQLANTCSLQWFLGREVKADAPATAAQGFGNVVHVLADEVASGSTPADLTVLMERLDSVWDALAFDAPWKSRQEKDNARAALERFLRWHVMERDTHGRDTVATEHDFDVTLGAGGYEVRIRGSMDHVSRDAQGKAYVVDFKTGKQKPTGPEVARHPQLAVYQLAVREGAVDDAFDGRTPEPGGAELVHLRLGAPQKEGGDALPSVQAQPPLEGEWAAELLATAAGRVLEERFTPSTGTHCTHCAFRASCSAQPEGRHVVE
- a CDS encoding MGMT family protein encodes the protein MSGTGDTARGEPPEYPDYAERVLAVAELIPAGRVMTYGDVAEWLDDDGPDDGQPGAGPAADGGGPAAPPGGGRRVGPRQVGRAMALYGGAVPWWRVVRADGRLLPGSELRALAHYREEGTPLRDAARAADDHIPKIDMRRARWDGRQDDGGAP